The Alosa sapidissima isolate fAloSap1 chromosome 17, fAloSap1.pri, whole genome shotgun sequence DNA segment ttccttagctatactgaaataggctaacgatgtcaagtgcgcttctgtggggttagggtgggcgcagtggactcggagtgctgtcgcggaacattggaatttgtggctgcccaggacttttctaaaacttctcGCTATCACCCACACACTGCACTAAAATGACttatttagcagtcaaaatcctAAACATGTccaggggaaggggggggggggggggggggggagagaaatcgtcggacatccattatttttgttattcagcacccctggtcaaaaataggttcccgcgcgcctgtgcttcacttcactgtgtgctgagtgtgtttcactaattcacggattgggataaatgcagagaccaaatttccctcacaggatcaaaagagtatatatacttatacttattgtttttgtgggaaaaataaaatatatttgttaccatgtatttgtgtgttctgagtataaaaacaatattctcaaatattttacaacacacatagGTATGTACTGTCTATAGTAAGTGTAACACTGAACAAAAAAAGGCCTAAGTCATTATGATGAATGGAGAAGAAGTGTTTTCCAttcatcatgtttttcattGAGTACGTCAGTGTTCAACTAGTTCTTATAAATGTCTATTCCTATGATGGTTggtcatttgaaaacaaaataccGTTCTGGGAAGAAATaacattgttttaaatgtaaagttCATTTTGCAGGAGAATTGAGGGCTAttgctagcctggcgggccatcctatatcattgaaatgtatagtctggaatcgagccattcacctcgcttaatccaaggggcgggcagagaattgtctttcaaactgcctaggcatgcaataggccagcgctacgaccatatccgtatccggtcggcaaaacggcaaatacatccttcttcgaaaggaatgacttaagtgcattgtgttgctcaaaaaaagcacaagtccaactcctccaaagttgacgccaacgccgattcaaacaaccgctcttcgttcgccatagccaccttccttgttgttcaccgtcgcaggactgtcgttatcctgttaagcccgccttaagactctctaacaaaatagagcgctgtgattggataacatccacggtgttagccaatagaaattcctgTGTTACGACCTTTTAGCATGTTAGTCTATAAAATTGTTGCTCAGTTTGTCGACACATTAGAAATTTCCATTGAAACTGAATTAAGGTTTCCTTCCATAGAATTTTGGGTGCTGTTCCTGTGTGACCTACGCCTGACCTTACTGGTCAGCGTGTTCATTATTTCCTGCAGCCATAAGGATGCCCCTCTGAACTGTCTCCACCAGCTAATGTTGAGGTGGAGACCTGTGAGAGGCACTGAGACTTGAAGGGGTGGCCTCTGTGATGGGTTTGTGCCTTGTAAAGAGCAGTCAGACTTCCTGGAGATCAGTGATACCCGCAGCAGTTTCATGAAAGCTCGACGGAACTCCTGGTTGGAGCAAGGGTAGATAAAAGGGTTGATGCAGCTGTTGGAGTAGCCAAGCCAGAACACCACCTTAAAGATGGTCTCAGTCGGCTTTAACATGGGGAACatggcacctgcacacacacacacacacacacacacacacacacacacacacacacacacacacagacacacacacacacacacaaacacacccagacacacagaaCAAAGATGACAGAGAAAATTCCAATCGGTTAAAGCATCAAGGTCTTTCAGTGTGGATGACACAGATGtcagtacatgtgtgtttgtgtgtgacatcaCAGACAAACAATGTCTACCATGACTATTTCATTATCTGAGtgcttgttgttggtgttgCTGCGGTTGCATATTATTGTGTACATACCCAGTGGTAGTACAATGAAGAAAGGCAGCCAGCAAAGGATGaacacccccaccaccatgGCCAGGGTCTTTGCAGCCTTCTTCTCCCGGGTGAAGCGCTGCAGCACGCGGGCGTTCATCCTCCTGGCTCCCCCGGATATGTCCTCCCCCAGCACGGCCCCACGCCGATGGATCCTCAGCACCACCTCCCCGCCCTCCCGCTTCACACCCCTCTCCAGGAAGTGTGTGGTCCGGCGCGCCACCACATACACCTGCGCGTACACCGCCAGCACCACGCCCAGGGGCAGGTAGAAGGAGAGCAATGAGGAGAAGAGTGCGTAGCCGGGTTCCTGGGTGACTGTGCAGATCTTGGCGTCCGGCGGGCGGGCCTCCTTCCAGCCCAGCAACGGCGGCACCGACAGGGCCACGCACACCGTCCACACACAGACCAGAACTACACCGGCCCGCCGCCTGGTCACCAGGGAGCGGTAGTGCAGGGAGTGGCGCACGCCCATGTAACGGTCTACGGCGATGGCGCACAGGCTCAGGATGGACGCCGAGCAGCACAGGACGTCGAGCGCAGCCCACGCGTCGCAGA contains these protein-coding regions:
- the LOC121688924 gene encoding alpha-1D adrenergic receptor-like, with protein sequence MTDKEVGVTVISPITGLPLHSNSSEEPSTSCPYLALNAHSMGVASLLAMFISLAAFGNTLVILSVLWNRQLQTATNLFIGNLAVADLLLSVCVLPFSATLEVLGCWPFGRLFCDAWAALDVLCCSASILSLCAIAVDRYMGVRHSLHYRSLVTRRRAGVVLVCVWTVCVALSVPPLLGWKEARPPDAKICTVTQEPGYALFSSLLSFYLPLGVVLAVYAQVYVVARRTTHFLERGVKREGGEVVLRIHRRGAVLGEDISGGARRMNARVLQRFTREKKAAKTLAMVVGVFILCWLPFFIVLPLGAMFPMLKPTETIFKVVFWLGYSNSCINPFIYPCSNQEFRRAFMKLLRLVETVQRGILMAAGNNEHADQ